A DNA window from Aspergillus nidulans FGSC A4 chromosome V contains the following coding sequences:
- a CDS encoding RNA-binding protein LSM5 (transcript_id=CADANIAT00003386), which produces MGSSMPSLALESSIQGSRSTNYKYHIPSALYNSQKVFCWESPAYPKMASQLLPLELIDKCVGSRIWIIMKNDKEFSGTLLGFDDYVNMVLEDVTEFDYTGAQVKLPKILLNGNNICMLIPGGEGPVGSS; this is translated from the exons ATGGGATCCTCAATGCCAAGTCTCGCATTGGAATCGTCCATCCAAGGCTCAAGATCCACCAACTACAAATATCATATCCCCTCGGCTTTATACAACTCGCAGAAGGTTTTCTGTTGGGAATCTCCTGCATATCCTAAAATGGCATCTCAACTTCTCCCTCTGG AATTGATTGACAAGTGCGTTGGATCTCGGATATGGATCATCATGAAGAACGACAAAG AATTCTCTGGCACTTTGCTCGGATTCGATGACTACGTCA ATATGGTATTGGAAGATGTGACCGAATT TGATTACACTGGTGCGCAGGTCAAGCTGCCAAAAATCCTCCTTAACGGAAATAATATCTGCATG TTAATTCCTGGTGGTGAAGGGCCTGTTGGTAGTTCTTGA
- a CDS encoding GTPase-activating protein RGD2 (transcript_id=CADANIAT00003388) translates to MPGFADSFWTPDYATGLGVLYGKLQQGIVENKQILTIASMRADAEEIYSSKLGDIAPTVDKMIAGFAKDDGASVRKAYGGTRTEMVEASRNHKKIASNIRELVVSPFKRWCDQHEARIENSHDDLQARIKEHTKQVDLVKKLRSQYFNKCRVLEDLEEENKLAFQAPETSPKIKPTPKIILPDKEPVEDEPVELGDRVYTPDDLKKLLVHMLETIPQGEIKVPIIGTYQNTSTGADIVEYTQKYLNATSISYAERIGQDLVDNGFLRLVGNMGSTFANSSKLRYQWRSKCFQISGIPEKTTALMRVTSVATSEDGIDSPISSVSEMLAGWNPLNNPHPNETPAEKLRREAREADERYKAAVRKLDLIRCKLEEEIVANLRFMEQCELDRLKAIKAVVLDFSGAISNVIPNLQSTVDHMMLYQETIQPLGDLRYLLENYRTGGFIPKVQAYENYYGSVGDQIFGVDLEARARADRKRVPVIVTTLLTYLDNCYPELEGDESRRAIWLYDVPLGATHHLRHALNNRKGDFFEVLQKYEIPVVASVLKLYLLELPVYEIIKTIYSTTANETTEEGRVKVLQSTLGQLRLNNIATLDAIMTHFTRLIDLTSADETYVSALAQSLAPCILRPRSENSLTMDERHSYRLIRDLFAHKDTIFGELKRQSSGLVGSAPRPRAISTDESNRRAAMEARNRAIMDRSRAHSPAPPRKHRRDRSSGPEPGRFPINVSGSKTPTTTRNSLEVPGSDSPTGAGAVSTAATTADELSTVNIHSPEPITNGTTAPSPATAESSVVQEPPSEPTGSPSPPPETQSDDSATPTPTPHVEESSSTTSSLNRSSMSRSSGIHTRKPGLGSRSSFPIIHGETNTDSKRSSIAESATELKGVTLEDKPMDD, encoded by the exons ATGCCCGGGTTCGCAGATTCGTTCTGGACCCCAGATTACGCCACGGGTCTGGGGGTCCTGTACggcaagctgcagcaggggATCGTGGAAAACAAGCAGATACTTACGATTGCGTCTATGCGCGCGGATGCTGAGGAGATATACAGCTCGAAGCTGGGGGATATCGCACCGACTGTTGACAAAATGATCGCGGGGTTTGCGAAGGATGACGGAGCAAGCGTGAGAAAG GCCTACGGAGGAACTCGTACCGAGATGGTTGAGGCGTCGAGGAACCACAAGAAGATAGCGTCAAATATCCGGGAATTAGTCGTTTCGCCGTTCAAGCGCTGGTGCGATCAACATGAGGCACGGATTGAGAACTCTCATGATGACCTCCAGGCTCGGATCAAGGAGCATACCAAGCAGGTAGACCTGgtgaagaagctgcggagCCAGTACTTCAACAAATGCCGTGTACTTGAGGatctggaggaagagaacaaGCTCGCATTTCAGGCGCCGGAAACTAGCCCTAAAATCAAGCCGACACCCAAAATAATCCTACCCGACAAAGAGCCTGTGGAGGATGAGCCGGTGGAACTCGGCGACCGGGTGTATACTCCAGatgatctgaagaagcttctcgTGCACATGCTAGAGACTATCCCTCAGGGTGAGATTAAAGTGCCTATTATTGGCACTTACCAAAATACGTCGACTGGTGCGGATATCGTGGAATATACCCAAAAGTACTTGAACGCGACTAGCATCAGCTACGCCGAGAGAATCGGGcaggatctcgtcgacaATGGCTTCCTCCGGTTAGTGGGAAATATGGGCAGCACATTTGCCAATAGCTCTAAGTTGCGTTACCAGTGGCGTTCCAAGTGTTTCCAGATCTCTGGCATACCGGAGAAGACGACAGCTTTGATGCGTGTGACCTCTGTCGCGACCAGCGAGGATGGTATTGATTCGCCTATTTCCTCTGTCTCTGAgatgctggctggctggaatCCTCTAAATAACCCGCATCCAAACGAGACACCGGCGGAGAAGCTTCGCAGGGAGGCTCGTGAAGCTGATGAACGTTACAAGGCTGCTGTGCGGAAACTTGACCTCATCAGGTGtaagctggaggaggagattgttgCAAACCTGCGGTTTATGGAGCAATGTGAGCTAGACCGTCTAAAGGCGATCAAAGCCGTTGTTCTTGATTTCTCCGGCGCTATCAGCAATGTCATTCCAAACCTACAAAGTACTGTGGACCACATGATGCTCTACCAAGAGACTATTCAGCCTCTGGGAGATCTTAGGTATCTCCTTGAAAACTATAGAACTGGTGGATTCATACCTAAGGTCCAGGCCTACGAGAACTATTATGGCTCTGTTGGAG ACCAAATCTTTGGAGTCGATCTTGAGGCTCGGGCAAGGGCGGATCGCAAGAGAGTGCCAGTTATTGTGACTACTCTCTTAACTTACCTGGACAACT GCTACCCAGAACTTGAAGGAGACGAGTCGAGACGTGCAATTTGGCTTTATGATGTTCCATTAGGAGCGACCCACCACCTCCGTCACGCCCTCAACAACAGGAAAGGCGATTTCTTTGAAGTGCTTCAGAAGTATGAGATTCCGGTCGTTGCAAGTGTGCTCAAGTTATACCTCCTCGAATTGCCAG TATACGAAATCATTAAGACGATTTATTCCACGACTGCAAACGAGACCACTGAAGAAGGACGCGTTAAAGTACTGCAGAGCACCCTCGGTCAACTTCGTCTCAACAACATTGCCACGCTTGATGCTATTATGACCCATTTTACGCGTTTGATAGACTTGACATCGGCCGACGAAACCTATGTTTCTGCCCTTGCCCAATCGCTAGCTCCCTGCATCCTCCGTCCCCGTAGCGAGAACAGCCTTACAATGGATGAGCGTCATAGTTACCGCTTGATCCGCGACCTCTTCGCCCACAAGGACACCATTTTCGGTGAACTGAAACGCCAGTCCAGTGGGCTTGTTGGTTCCGCACCCCGTCCGCGCGCAATCAGCACAGATGAAAGCAACCGCCGGGCCGCCATGGAAGCCCGCAACAGAGCCATTATGGACCGCAGCCGCGCCCAcagcccagctcctccgcgcaAACATCGACGTGACCGTTCCAGCGGCCCAGAACCAGGCCGATTCCCAATCAACGTCTCTGGCTCGAAAACCCCAACAACTACCAGAAACAGCCTAGAGGTGCCCGGTAGCGATTCGCCCACAGGCGCAGGGGCTGTTTCAACCGCTGCTACAACCGCTGACGAGCTCTCCACCGTGAACATCCACTCCCCCGAACCCATCACAAACGGCACTACTGCCCCTAGCCCTGCCACCGCCGAATCCTCCGTCGTTCAAGAACCTCCTTCCGAACCGACTGGGTCTCCTAGTCCCCCGCCGGAAACTCAATCGGACGACTCTGCCACACCCACCCCGACACCTCACGTTGAGGAGTCCAGttccaccaccagcagcctAAACCGGAGCTCCATGTCACGCTCCAGCGGCATCCACACCCGCAAGCCGGGTCTCGGCAGCCGCTCCAGCTTTCCTATCATTCATGGAGAAACAAACACAGACAGCAAGCGAAGCAGTATCGCTGAGAGCGCTACCGAGCTCAAGGGTGTCACATTAGAGGATAAGCCGATGGACGACTAA
- a CDS encoding 3'-5' exonuclease (transcript_id=CADANIAT00003385) produces the protein MEWQAAATTYSSIQENISTIQLASRNRIAIFHIARFMPNLNLDDLVPAKLKSIVENPGITKTGVNIRADCTRLRKYLGINARGTFELSHLYKLIKYCHTTPQLINKHRVRLADQVQEHLGLPLAKGISVRCSNWQKPITAPQAHYAAADAYASYQLFVIMDAKRRALDPVPPLPAHDELNLSIRTKEESVPSEDPDPVDEIAGNVGHVTETRKLQRTKTYPKNPVSAETSKSALTTHPDDSAFEIVKRAETSRYRTQPAEPSDTSDFETMESVKRASRRVQDVETVDKSKPKPKPVKRRVGRPRKPSLSLAYADNLHVKT, from the exons ATGGAATGGCAAGCTGCAGCTACTACGTACAGTAGCATTCAAGAGAACATTTCGACCATACAGCTAGCGAGCCGCAATAGAATTGCAATTTTCCACATAGCCCGGTTTATGCCTAACCTGAATCTTGACGACCTCGTGCCCGCAAAACTGAAAAGCATTGTGGAAAACCCGGGAATCACCAAAACTGGAGTTAATATTAGAGCAGACTGTACCCGCCTACGGAAATATCTAGGAATCAACGCTCGTGGTACCTTTGAGCTTAGCCACTTGTATAAACTTATCAAGTACTGCCACACCACCCCTCAATTGATCAATAAACATCGCGTCCGCCTCGCTGACCAGGTGCAAGAACACTTGGGGCTTCCACTGGCAAAAGGAATCAGCGTACGGTGCAGTAACTGGCAAAAGCCCATCACGGCTCCACAGGCTCATT atgccgccgccgacgccTACGCCAGCTATCAATTATTCGTGATCATGGATGCAAAACGGAGAGCTCTGGACCCTGTTCCACCATTACCGGCACACGACGAGCTCAATCTTTCAATACGAACAAAGGAAGAGTCTGTACCGTCCGAGGACCCCGACCCGGTTGACGAGATTGCAGGCAATGTAGGCCATGTAACAGAGACAAGGAAACTGCAAAGAACGAAGACTTACCCCAAAAATCCTGTCTCGGCTGAAACATCCAAGAGCGCGCTAACCACCCACCCTGACGACTCCGCTTTCGAGATCGTCAAGAGGGCTGAGACGTCGAGATATCGTACCCAGCCTGCCGAGCCGAGCGATACGTCTGATTTTGAAACTATGGAATCCGTCAAAAGGGCTAGCAGGCGAGTGCAAGATGTTGAGACCGTGGATAAGTCTAAGCCTAAACCAAAGCCtgtgaagaggagggttGGGAGACCGAGGAAGCCCTCTTTGAGTCTTGCGTATGCTGATAACCTGCATGTTAAGACGTGA
- a CDS encoding amino acid permease GAP1 (transcript_id=CADANIAT00003387) translates to MSTMDKDFLKGNPERSTSSDSTPVYGESTSRRASLGQRVLGSFQRDPNAHVTAFASFSDGKTYDIENATEKAANSPLHRSLRGRHLQMIAIGGSIGTGLFVSSGRVLATGGPASLLIAYALIGCMLYCAVHALGEMAVIFPVAGSFAHYSTRFIDPAWGFAMGWNYALQWLAILPLEIVAAAITVDYWESNISSAVWVALFWAAIVSINLFGVKGYGEAEFVFSSIKVIAVIAFIILGVILNCAGGQNGSYIGVKYWHDPGAFHHGFKGLCDVFVNAGFAFAGTELVGLAAAETANPRKSLPTAIKQVFWRITLFYIVSLTLVGLLIPYTEPRLINGTSTVDTKASPFVIAIKNAGIEVLDSVMNVVIMIAVLSVGNSAVYGSSRTLAALAEQQQAPRFLGYIDRKGRPLWAICIASAMGLLGFLAATDKQEVAFEWMIAISGLSSIFTWGSICLAHIRFRRAWKVQGNSLHDLAFRSQPGIIGSWIGFAFNCLVLVAQFWVGFAPIDYETMSASMLARNFFSKYLAAPVVLLFYIPYKLRFKTKILRAKDMDLRTGRRELNIQWLMKEERAQQAAWPAWKKIYKFFC, encoded by the exons ATGAGTACAATGGACAAAGACTTTTTGAAGGGCAACCCTGAACGCTCAACATCATCTGACTCTACCCCAGTCTATGGCGAGTCTACATCCAGACGCGCAAGCCTGGGACAGCGGGTTTTAGGAAGCTTTCAAAGAGACCCAAATGCCCATGTCACTGCTTTCGCGTCATTTTCGGATGGCAAAACATATGACATCGAAAATGCGACAGAAAAGGCAGCCAACTCTCCGCTACATCGTAGCCTAAGAGGTCGCCATCTGCAGATGATTGCTATCGGAGGCTCCATCG GTACCGGCCTGTTCGTCAGCTCGGGGAGGGTCCTTGCTACGGGAGGCCCGGCTTCGCTCCTCATCGCATATGCATTGATTGGATGCATGCTCTACTGTGCTGTACATGCCCTTGGGGAGATGGCCGTGATATTCCCCGTGGCTGGTTCGTTCGCCCACTACTCGACTCGCTTTATTGATCCGGCCTGGGGTTTCGCTATGGGTTGGAACTATGCTCTCCAATGGCTAGCAATTTTACCCTTAGAGATCGTGGCGGCTGCAATCACCGTTGATTACTGGGAATCGAACATATCCAGCGCCGTATGGGTTGCCCTATTCTGGGCGGCGATTGTCTCCATCAATCTCTTTGGCGTAAAAGGTTATGGTGAAGCAGAGTTTGtgttctcctccatcaaaGTTATAGCTGTGATTGCTTTCAT AATACTCGGCGTTATCTTGAACTGTGCCGGAGGTCAAAATGGGAGTTACATAGGTGTCAAATACTGGCATGATCCTGGGGCATTCCACCATGGCTTCAAAGGGCTGTGTGATGTATTTGTTAATGCTGGGTTTGCATTTGCGGGAACCGAGTTGGTTGGCCTTGCTGCAGCCGAAACTGCCAACCCTCGCAAGTCTTTACCGACGGCCATCAAACAGGTTTTCTGGCGGATTACGCTCTTTTACATTGTTTCCCTCACGCTAGTGGGGCTTTTGATTCCCTATACCGAACCCCGACTTATCAACGGAACCTCCACTGTCGACACCAAGGCATCCCCATTTGTGATCGCCATCAAAAATGCTGGGATCGAAGTGCTAGATTCCGTGATGAACGTTGTCATCATGATTGCCGTTTTGTCTGTCGGGAACTCAGCTGTGTATGGCTCTTCTCGGACTCTTGCTGCGCTtgcagagcagcagcaagcccCTCGGTTCCTAGGCTATATTGACCGTAAGGGCCGACCTTTGTGGGCCATCTGTATTGCCTCGGCGATGGGCTTGCTGGGCTTTTTAGCCGCCACTGACAAGCAAGAGGTCGCTTTTGAGTGGATGATCGCGATATCTGGCCTTTCGTCTATATTTACCTGGGGTTCCATTTGTCTAGCCCACATACGCTTTCGTCGCGCATGGAAGGTACAGGGCAACAGCCTGCATGACCTGGCGTTCCGCTCCCAACCCGGAATTATAGGCTCGTGGATAGGCTTTGCTTTTAACTGCCTTGTTCTGGTTGCCCAATTCTGGGTCGGATTTGCGCCGATCGACTATGAAACCATGTCGGCGAGTATGCTTGCCCGCAATTTCTTTTCAAAATACCTGGCGGCACCAGttgttcttctcttctatATACCATACAAACTGCGGTTCAAAACCAAGATCCTCCGGGCGAAAGACATGGATTTGCGAACGGGTCGGCGGGAGTTGAACATCCAGTGGCTTATGAAAGAGGAGCGAGCGCAACAAGCTGCATGGCCTGCTTGGAAGAAAATCTATAAATTCTTTTGCTGA
- a CDS encoding DNA-protein crosslink repair co-factor UBX5 (transcript_id=CADANIAT00003390), which produces MDSDVVAQFSEITGSKPELATQYLQLTDFNIEQAMQLYFENDGAELTRDPVPSNSAANRASRSTGYEDASGVVHLDSDEDEAQSTPRNRPSNTSTLEDDAAMARRLQEEMYGGQSAADEVRAPMARTTETLVGPEVDFADDMHESILGQIRNRQRRTDRPGIFNQRDTTSIWAGEEEEESHRERLAAATGGASERSSKTNLLAELYRPPFEIMSRLPWDLAREDGREHEKWLLVNIQDPSIFDCQVLNRDLWKDANVKETIQEHFIFLQYTKDDPRAAPYLQYYFQASDVSDNYPHIAIVDPRTGEQMKIWSGPPVVKAADFLMQLHEFLDRYSLKHNVRNPVAKRKREIKEKSIDAMTEEEMLELALKNSLGANAGQSRKMEDPDDLTRSAGDVKGKGRAVDDEDAEMDEADESADADAETSAFWSIASDRPHTEPPTDPVTTTRIQFRHPTGRVIRRFALNDPVRRIYEWLKAEPVLKEKAGVEFELNAMGRNLIDALDQSVEAAGLKNGTIMIGYIED; this is translated from the exons ATGGATAGCGACGTTGTGGCCCAATTTTCCGAAATTACCGGTTCAAAGCCGGAGCTTGCAACTCAGTACCTGCAGTTGACCGACTTCAACATTGAGCAGGCCATGCAGCTGTACTTTGAAAACGACGGAGCGGAATTAACGCGCGATCCGGTTCCATCAAATTCTGCAGCAAACAGAGCATCGCGTTCCACAGGCTACGAAGATGCGTCGGGGGTAGTGCACCTGGActctgatgaagacgaagctcaATCTACGCCACGAAACCGGCCATCAAATACATCAACGCTCGAAGACGATGCAGCTATGGCACGCCGTCTACAAGAGGAAATGTACGGAGGACAAAGTGCTGCCGATGAAGTGCGTGCGCCGATGGCCCGTACCACTGAAACACTTGTTGGACCAGAGGTAGACTTTGCGGATGATATGCATGAGAGTATCTTAGGGCAAATCCGGAATCGTCAACGACGCACAG ATCGACCTGGTATTTTCAACCAGAGAGATACTACGTCAATATGGGccggcgaagaggaggaagagtcCCACCGCGAAAGGCTGGCGGCAGCAACAGGCGGCGCCTCCGAGAGATCGAGCAAAACAAATCTGCTTGCAGAACTGTACCGCCCACCTTTCGAAATCATGTCAAGATTACCTTGGGATCTCGCTCGGGAAGATGGCCGTGAGCATGAGAAGTGGCTTCTGGTGAATATTCAGGACCCATCCATCTTTGACTGCCAGGTTTTGAACCGTGATTTATGGAAGGACGCCAACGTCAAGGAGACCATACAAGAGCATTTCATATTTCTGCAGTACACCAAGGATGACCCCCGTGCCGCGCCATACCTACAATATTACTTCCAGGCTAGTGACGTTTCTGATAACTACCCTCATATTGCCATCGTCGACCCGCGGACGGGTGAACAAATGAAGATTTGGTCAGGCCCTCCGGTGGTGAAGGCTGCTGATTTTCTGATGCAACTTCACGAGTTTCTCGACCGTTACAGCTTGAAGCACAATGTCCGAAACCCAGTGGCGAAACGGAAACGCGAAATTAAGGAGAAGAGCATTGATGCTATgacagaggaagagatgtTGGAGCTAGCATTGAAAAACAGCCTCGGGGCGAACGCTGGACAGTCTCGAAAGATGGAAGACCCCGACGACTTAACGCGGAGCGCTGGAGACGTCAAAGGCAAAGGTAGAGCggtcgatgacgaggacgctgagatggatgaggcAGACGAAAGTGCAGATGCAGACGCTGAGACATCCGCATTTTGGTCTATTGCAAGTGATCGACCACACACCGAACCTCCTACTGACCCTGTAACAACGACACGCATTCAGTTCCGACATCCCACCGGAAGAGTCATAAGACGTTTCGCATTGAATGATCCGGTCAGGAGGATTTACGAATGGCTGAAAGCCGAGCCTGTCCTGAAGGAGAAAGCTGGCGTTGAATTCGAGCTTAATGCTATGGGCCGCAACTTGATTGATGCTCTAGATCAGAGTGTGGAGGCTGCCGGTCTGAAGAATGGTACCATCATGATAGGATACATCGAGGATTAA
- a CDS encoding AAA family ATPase CDC6 (transcript_id=CADANIAT00003389) → MAVTALGKRQRSAIETEASLPLHSDSKRRTQHPRVHRESNQSPEAPSTRRLRSRTIYNDEPQSENAATTKSRSPVSRRKKKTDLQEDQEPSYSKENIIRSTSQTFDVRTPTKARYRDALGSPPVTPKHRVQVGAKALTPRTPRQLGTPTTTQTVYTQARQLFARGANSGRIIGREVEKEKLASFIADGMKFKKGGCMYVSGPPGTGKSALVKEVLDEVEIKPARVAQLNCASMRTARDVYSKLTEDLCDDDDVFKKSEADRLKIMLDEIDHLLTSDAGILQSLFEWSLQGESKLLLIGIANALDLTDRSLPQLKAKNLKPLLLPFLPYNASQIAGVVIERLRSLLPEGQVEDPNFIPFVQPAAIQLCAKKVASQTGDLRKAFELIKRAIDVIEQETIQKHDMQNLNSPSKTILVENNNLSSSPKHSLAKGTSALPYTIMTAPRASIAHVAKITSSVFGQGTTQRLQCLNLQQKAAICALVALDRKRRENDIPQTPSKSKNLAPTVKQIFDAYCTLCRTDNILHPLTATEFKDVLGSLETLGLVGEYQGRGRGGTVAGGSDVRRTPSKSSGSSLSKALDEQNLVCFVSQKEIESQITGPGEGILRRLFSGEGL, encoded by the exons ATGGCTGTGACAGCCCTGGGAAAGCGCCAGAGGAGCGCCATCGAGACAGAAG cttctcttccgctgCATAGTGATAGCAAACGCCGGACACAGCACCCCCGAGTCCATCGTGAGAGCAATCAGTCACCAGAAGCACCCTCGACTCGCCGGCTTCGATCTCGGACAATATACAACGACGAGCCTCAATCTGAGAATGCCGCCACCACAAAAAGCCGCTCGCCTGTCTCTAGGCGGAAAAAGAAGACTGATTTGCAGGAGGATCAGGAGCCGTCCTATTCGAAAGAGAATATTATACGGAGTACATCCCAAACTTTTGACG TCAGAACTCCTACGAAGGCCAGATATCGGGATGCTCTTGGCTCGCCGCCTGTCACACCGAAGCATCGAGTTCAGGTGGGAGCGAAAGCTCTAACACCCCGTACGCCGCGACAGTTGGGAACTCCGACCACTACTCAGACTGTCTACACCCAAGCCCGTCAGCTATTCGCGCGAGGTGCAAATTCGGGGCGTATCATCGGTCGTGAGGtggagaaagaaaagctTGCATCGTTCATCGCCGATGGCATGAAGTTCAAAAAGGGCGGGTGCATGTATGTCAGCGGTCCTCCAGGTACCGGCAAAAGTGCTCTTGTTAaggaggttcttgatgaagttgaaatTAAGCCGGCAAGAGTCGCGCAGCTGAACTGTGCGAGTATGAGGACAGCGCGGGACGTCTACAGCAAGCTTACGGAGGATCTGtgtgatgatgacgatgtTTTCAAAAAGAGCGAAGCCGACAGGCTCAAAA TCATGCTGGATGAAATTGACCATCTTCTCACATCGGATGCTGGCATCCTCCAGTCTTTATTTGAGTGGTCACTACAAGGGGAATCGAAGTTGTTGTTGATTGGAATCGCTAACGCACTTGATCTAACCGATCGATCCCTGCCTCAACTGAAGGCAAAGAACTTGAAGCCCCTTCTGCTCCCATTTCTGCCATACAATGCCAGCCAGATTGCAGGCGTGGTTATCGAACGCCTTCGCTCATTGCTCCCAGAAGGCCAGGTGGAGGATCCGAATTTCATTCCTTTTGTCCAACCTGCAGCAATCCAGTTATGTGCAAAAAAGGTGGCTTCGCAAACCGGAGATCTACGAAAGGCTTTCGAGCTCATCAAACGAGCAATCGACGTGATTGAGCAGGAAACGATACAGAAACATGACATGCAGAATCTAAACAGCCCTTCCAAAACTATTTTGGTCGAAAATAACAATCTTTCATCGTCACCTAAGCATTCATTGGCGAAGGGGACTTCGGCACTTCCTTACACGATTATGACAGCACCCCGAGCTAGCATTGCACATGTCGCAAAAATCACATCATCAGTTTTTGGACAGGGAACAACTCAGAGGCTACAGTGCCTCAACCTTCAACAAAAAGCGGCAATTTGTGCGCTGGTCGCACTGGACCGAAAACGACGCGAAAACGACATTCCGCAAACTCCATCCAAGTCCAAGAACTTGGCTCCAACAGTTAAACAAATATTTGATGCATATTGTACCCTTTGCAGGACGGACAATATTCTGCACCCATTGACTGCAACTGAGTTTAAAGATGTTCTTGGTAGCTTGGAGACTTTAGGCCTTGTCGGTGAATACCAAGGTCGAGGTCGTGGTGGTACTGTCGCTGGCGGCTCAGACGTCCGACGCACGCCTTCAAAATCTAGCGGAAGCTCACTTAGCAAAGCATTGGACGAGCAAAACCTTGTTTGCTTCGTATCCCAGAAAGAAATTGAGAGTCAGATCACTGGGCCAGGTGAAGGTATTCTTAGGAGGCTGTTTTCGGGTGAAGGTCTATGA